A single genomic interval of Cucumis sativus cultivar 9930 chromosome 5, Cucumber_9930_V3, whole genome shotgun sequence harbors:
- the LOC101210266 gene encoding subtilisin-like protease SBT1.1, which produces MGFREVWVLLSIMLAVSSAVVDQQTYIIHMDATKMVTPIPEQWYTDIIDSVNKLSSLDDNEEEASNAAEILYVYKTALSGFAAKLTSKKLHSLSKIPGFLAATPNELLQLHTTHSPQFLGLQRDHGLWNSSNLASDIIIGLLDTGVWPEHISFQDESLSSVPLKWKGICQTGPRFSSSNCNKKLIGASFYIKGYEAIVGRLNETGIFRSPRDSNGHGTHTASTAAGSIVNNASFFNQGMGVASGIRFTSRIVAYKVCWPLGCANADILAAMDSAVADGVDVLSLSLGGGSSSFYKDNIAIAAFGAIEKGVFVSCSAGNSGPSPSTVGNAAPWIMTVAASYTDRTFPTTVKLGNGQVFEGSSLYYGKSINELPLVYNNTAGDGQETNFCIAGSLDPSMVKGKIVVCERGQISRTEKGEQVKLAGGAGMILINTEFEGEELFADPHILPATTLGALAGKAILDYTASSKTQAKALIVFEGTKYGSQAPRVAAFSSRGPSLVGPDVIKPDVTAPGVNILAAWPPIVSPSELESDTRRVLFNIISGTSMSCPHVSGLAALLKSAHNDWSPAAIKSALMTTAYITDNKMSLISDVGQANGEPATPFTFGSGHVDPEKASDPGLIYDITPQDYINYLCSLKYNSTQIALVSRGNFTCSSKRTVVKPGDLNYPSFSVFMKKKAKKVSITLKRTVTNVGISRSDYTVKINNPKGITVIVKPEKLSFGSLGEQLSYQVRFVSLGGKEALDTFSFGSLVWISGKYAVRSPIAVTWQ; this is translated from the exons ATGGGGTTTAGAGAGGTTTGGGTGTTGTTGTCAATAATGCTTGCAGTTTCAAGTGCTGTTGTGGATCAACAGACTTACATTATTCACATGGACGCCACAAAGATGGTCACCCCCATCCCTGAACAATGGTACACAGACATTATTGATTCTGTCAATAAACTCTCGTCTCTCGATGACAACGAAGAAGAAGCATCAAATGCTGCAGAGATTCTCTACGTTTACAAAACTGCCCTGTCTg GTTTTGCTGCAAAACTCACCTCAAAAAAGCTTCATTCTTTAAGCAAAATTCCAGGGTTTCTAGCAGCCACTCCAAATGAACTACTACAACTTCACACCACTCACTCTCCTCAGTTTCTTGGCCTACAAAGAGACCATGGCCTTTGGAATTCCTCAAACCTAGCTTCTGATATAATTATTGGTTTGCTTGACACTGGCGTTTGGCCTGAGCATATAAGTTTTCAAGACGAGAGTCTTTCCTCTGTGCCCTTAAAATGGAAAGGCATTTGCCAAACAGGCCCAAggttctcttcttctaattgTAACAAAAAGCTCATTGGAGCAAGTTTCTACATTAAAGGATACGAGGCGATCGTCGGTAGATTGAACGAAACAGGGATATTCCGATCCCCCCGAGACTCTAATGGCCACGGTACACACACGGCTTCAACTGCTGCAGGAAGCATTGTTAATAACGCAAGCTTTTTTAACCAAGGCATGGGAGTAGCCTCTGGAATTAGGTTCACCTCAAG AATCGTAGCATACAAAGTATGTTGGCCTCTAGGCTGTGCCAATGCCGATATTCTCGCAGCCATGGACAGCGCCGTTGCCGATGGAGTCGATGTTCTATCACTCTCTTTGGGAGGCGGTTCTAGTTCTTTTTACAAAGATAACATTGCCATAGCTGCATTTGGTGCTATTGAAAAAGGGGTTTTTGTTTCATGTTCAGCCGGTAATTCTGGTCCGTCACCCTCAACTGTTGGTAATGCAGCCCCATGGATCATGACAGTCGCTGCTAGTTACACAGACAGAACTTTTCCAACCACTGTCAAGCTTGGAAATGGGCAAGTTTTTGAAGGATCTTCTTTGTATTATGGCAAGAGCATAAATGAACTCCCACTTGTTTATAACAATACTGCTGGTGATGGacaagaaacaaatttttgcATTGCTGGTTCCCTTGACCCATCAATGGTGAAGGGAAAAATTGTTGTATGTGAAAGAGGACAAATTTCAAGAACTGAAAAAGGCGAGCAAGTGAAGTTAGCTGGAGGAGCTGgaatgattttaattaatacagaATTTGAAGGTGAAGAGCTTTTTGCTGACCCTCATATTTTGCCAGCCACTACTCTTGGAGCTTTAGCTGGCAAAGCCATCTTAGACTATACAGCATCCTCAAAAACACAAGCGAAAGCTTTGATTGTGTTCGAAGGGACTAAATATGGAAGTCAAGCACCGAGAGTGGCTGCATTTTCTTCTCGAGGGCCAAGTTTAGTTGGACCTGATGTTATAAAGCCAGACGTAACTGCACCTGGTGTTAATATATTAGCCGCTTGGCCTCCAATTGTTAGCCCGAGTGAGCTAGAGTCTGATACAAGAAGAGTGTTGTTCAACATCATTTCAGGGACTTCTATGTCTTGCCCTCATGTTAGTGGTTTAGCTGCTTTACTTAAATCGGCTCACAACGATTGGTCACCTGCTGCGATTAAATCTGCGCTTATGACCACCGCCTACATTACTGACAACAAAATGAGTCTCATTTCCGACGTCGGTCAAGCTAATGGCGAACCGGCAACCCCCTTTACATTTGGTTCTGGCCATGTTGATCCCGAGAAAGCATCGGATCCCGGGCTCATCTACGATATCACACCCCAAGATTACATAAACTACTTGTGTAGCTTGAAGTATAACTCAACACAAATTGCTTTAGTTTCACGAGGGAATTTTACTTGTTCATCAAAAAGAACAGTTGTTAAGCCAGGAGACTTGAACTACCCTTCTTTCTCTGTGTTCATGAAGAAGAAGGCCAAAAAAGTTAGTATTACATTGAAAAGAACGGTGACAAATGTTGGTATCTCAAGGAGTGATTACACTGTTAAAATCAACAATCCAAAAGGAATAACAGTTATTGTGAAGCCTGAAAAGTTAAGTTTTGGGAGTTTGGGAGAGCAGTTGAGTTACCAAGTGAGATTTGTTTCATTAGGAGGAAAGGAAGCTTTGGATACGTTTTCTTTTGGATCTCTTGTTTGGATCTCAGGAAAATATGCTGTTAGAAGTCCTATAGCAGTAACTTGGCAATAG